The segment CGGAATACTCGCCTGGCGCACGATGCGATCGTAACGCCGAACGAAGTGGCGCAGTTTGTCCGGGTCGCGCGCGAAGGTCTCGAGCCACGCGGTCAGGCCGTCGGCGATCACCACAATCAAATCGCTCAAATTGAAGTGAACTCCGGTGGCGGCATCTTGGCGGTGAGGCGTCCCGCGCGGTCCCACAAAAAAGCTGATCCGGCTGACCTTGCCGCTGACCACCTTCCGCGAGTCGAGATTCGACATATGTAGGAGAGAATTGCGTAGCTCCCAAAGCTGCGCGGGTGTCACACCCAGTGATGGCACCTTGGTATAGGCGTCGAGCCACCGAACGAAATTCCCCCTGACGTCGCCGAATTCGAGGAACGCTACTGTATCGATGAACGACGCGAGCAGCTTCATGCACGCAAGGTAGCTGCGCTGATTGTAGAGGAGCCGAATCGCCTGAAAATGGTCGTCGTTGAGCAATCGCGGGATGTCCAGCCCATCGGGAGTCAGATAGTCGTCCATGTAGTCTCTCATGATCCCGGCCCCCACCTTGGGATGTCCCTGAAAGGGTCCCATGCGGAGCCGCAATCCGTCAGCCGTGCCATCAATCTCGATCTTTCCGTTCACCACGGCGGTGATGCAAACCAACGGGTGCGCGGATGCGTTCAACGCCGCAAAGGCTGGCTCGTAGAGCTCCAGCTGACGGCCCAATCGCTCCAGCGCGTTGTATTCTTCAACGGTTACGCCCGCGAATTGCCGAGGCAGCGGAAATCGCTGCACCTGCGGATGGTCCGATGCGACCGCTGCGCGCAACTTCGCTCCCATCACGTCGTCGCTGGAATCAATCGGATGTCCGACAGCCCCGATTTCCTGCAGGATCTCGCCGCGAACGAAATAGAATAGGTTGAATGCGAGTTCCGACATGGTCGGCAAGAGGCTCGGACTTGGTTGAGTCCTATTCGGCCCCCTCATCTTTTACGCGATGCGATTTTCCATACAGCGCCTCCTGTTCGACGGCCCACTCCTCCGACCAGTTCCATCCGTCTGGATGGGGAGTCCGATCCGGACAGGTTTCACAGCATATCTGGTCGTTCGTCCATGGCATACGGCGGGAAAAGTGCTCATACAGATCGTCGAGCTTCAGCCCCTGCATCGAATGCCCATGCTTCATACAGATAATGGACTTAAATCCCGCTGACGGCAGCCCCAGCATCTCGGCGGGAACGCCATGTGGCCCCGGACGAAGATGGATGTGCTGACAGTTCCGCGCTACCCGGGTGGGGTCCAAGTCTGCCAGCCCAATTCTAACAACCTCCGCAATTCGGTCGTGCGGGTCATCCAGATCGATGCCTAGGGCAGCGGCCTGCTGCTCATAGTAGGCACGGACTTCGGCCATGGACGGCTTTTGCTTCGCCTCCTTGGTCGCGCCGGACAGGATTTCGCGCATCATTCGGATGATTTCCGCACCACCGGCAATTGGTTTGTCTCCGAGGAGTTCGGTTTCGAACCGGACGATGAATTTTTCCGCCTCGACAACATCGTTCACGGACAACCCCACTACTTTCAGACCGATCATTTTAAGCATATCGAGTGCGGTGTCATGGTCGATCATGACTTTTGCGACTTCGATCGAGAGCGGCACAGCCTTCCAAAGTATCTCGGCGTAGCTTTTGGCGGTCTCCGTCTGCTCAGCGAGCCGAAGCGCATGCAAAAATGGCAATGACACCTCCAGCCAATCATCGACGATATAGGGAAGTAGCGAATAATACTTCCGTTCCAATGCCTCTTGGAGGAGGGCCCAAATTTTGCGGAAATCACGCGTGACTCTGGCGGATGCCTGAATGCGCTGGATCGCGGTGATAGGCCCGGCGAGCGTCTCGCCTTGGCGGCGCTGGACGGACTCGCTCACAGCCAGAGCGAGCATGAGACGTGCATTGACCTGCAGCCGACTCCCGCGCGCGTAAGCCCGGACGTAAAAGCGCAGGCGTCGGTCGCAACCGGGGAGCCGGCAGATGCGGAGCATCCTGTCCGTAACCCCCAGCCGATAGCGTGCAGCCCCCATTGCAGCATCAGCGACTTCTGCTCGGCGCAGCCCCATACCGATGGCGTTGACGAACATCGCCCCGGCTTGGATACGAATGGGCGGCTCTTCCACCTCACTTTCAAGGAGCCCCTGCGCCTTCTTGAGCGCGCCATCAATGTCTCCAGCACGCAAGAGAGCGGTAATCGCCTCAGTGCTCGCCATTCCCGCGAATAGGCGGAACTTCTTTTCGGTCGCAGCGATTTCGGGATCGTCAGCCAGATGCTTGCCGACCGCTTCGCTCGACAGTTCCGTCAGGGAACGAAGCGCGACAGTATCCATCGCACTTGCCACTGCCTCCACCACGGCGGAGGCGCATCCTTCAGTCCCATCAAATGTGCGAGACCGGGGGATTTTTAGCGTGAACGTTTGTTGCCCCTTATCGGCCGCATTTTTGAGGGCCTTCTCGACCTGTGGCTGGCCCTGAATTCGCGTCCAGAAGCATTGCTTCGTGAGCACGTCGCAAACCACAAACACAACCGGGACTTTGAGACGGCGCACGTAGTAGGAAAATCTCTCCACCGACGCATCGTCATACACGAGTTGGCCGCTCTCATCGTAACTCGCGTGCTCGGTTCCCTTAAGCTGGACCTTAAAGACGAAGCCAGTGGCTTTGTCGTCTTGTGTCGTGATTTCGATTTCACCATCGATGCCATAGTCCTCCTGATCCTCCTGAGACCGAAACGCCCAGTCCGGAGGCAGCAGGCCTTGAAAAACCCGCCCAGAAATACGGTTGATCTCCTTGTTGGTCACGGCTGATGGCTAACCTTGCTGATGTTGCCTTGGGCAGGCCGGCGCGGCAATCTCAACGTCATTTCATGCACAAACCGGTGCATCAGTTTCTTCTCCAGTGTCGTCCCACCTTGAATAATCGACACTATCACGCGTGGCAGACTGCACACGTGCTGTTGTTCGTGGCTGATCATGATCGGATGAACGCTCTGAACCGCAGTTTTGAAATTCTGGCGAAGGAGCGCTGGACGTTGATCGAAACACAGCGGCGTGCGACCTTGATTGAAGAAGAGGTGAGAAAAGAAGGCGGTAACGTTTTGAACGCCTACCTCACCGCCCAAGTGGAAGGGCACTGGATCAAAGCGTTTCCAGACCACTTTGCTGCTGGGAAAAAGGGGATTGCTCCCACGAGGCCGCCACGCGTTGGCGAAGCGTTCGTTGACCGGGTTGTGGAGGTGGCGGGCGGCCGACGGCTATCCCCGGCCGAAACGAACTTCCAGGCGACGCGAAACTCCGACTACCTGATCGACGATTTCATTTATGAATTAAAGGACATTCAGGAGGAAGGCTTG is part of the Opitutus terrae PB90-1 genome and harbors:
- a CDS encoding DUF4365 domain-containing protein; translated protein: MTNKEINRISGRVFQGLLPPDWAFRSQEDQEDYGIDGEIEITTQDDKATGFVFKVQLKGTEHASYDESGQLVYDDASVERFSYYVRRLKVPVVFVVCDVLTKQCFWTRIQGQPQVEKALKNAADKGQQTFTLKIPRSRTFDGTEGCASAVVEAVASAMDTVALRSLTELSSEAVGKHLADDPEIAATEKKFRLFAGMASTEAITALLRAGDIDGALKKAQGLLESEVEEPPIRIQAGAMFVNAIGMGLRRAEVADAAMGAARYRLGVTDRMLRICRLPGCDRRLRFYVRAYARGSRLQVNARLMLALAVSESVQRRQGETLAGPITAIQRIQASARVTRDFRKIWALLQEALERKYYSLLPYIVDDWLEVSLPFLHALRLAEQTETAKSYAEILWKAVPLSIEVAKVMIDHDTALDMLKMIGLKVVGLSVNDVVEAEKFIVRFETELLGDKPIAGGAEIIRMMREILSGATKEAKQKPSMAEVRAYYEQQAAALGIDLDDPHDRIAEVVRIGLADLDPTRVARNCQHIHLRPGPHGVPAEMLGLPSAGFKSIICMKHGHSMQGLKLDDLYEHFSRRMPWTNDQICCETCPDRTPHPDGWNWSEEWAVEQEALYGKSHRVKDEGAE